One region of Vigna angularis cultivar LongXiaoDou No.4 chromosome 10, ASM1680809v1, whole genome shotgun sequence genomic DNA includes:
- the LOC108335829 gene encoding magnesium transporter MRS2-5, giving the protein MDETQDQYYSSSLPEISLSRDGSVRSYSNAQINRGTGMPGLKKRGHGSRSWIKIGNDGNFETVRLDKATIMRNCSLPSRDLRLLDPMFIYPSAILGREKAIVVNLEQIRCIITADEVILMNSLDGSVGQYRSELCSRLKNEKADDLPFEIRALELALELTCTSLDAQVNELEMEIYPVLDELASSISTLNLERVRRFKGHLLALTQRVQKVRDEIEHLMDDDGDMAEMCLTEKKRRSDTYTINDCFQTNASGGVISKSAPVSPERTTSGVQMLQRAFSSIGNSSKHGSSMVSSDNEERIEPLEMLLEAYFVLIDNTLNTLLSLKEYIDDTEDFINIKLGNIQNQLIQFELLLTAATLVAAVFTAVAGVFGMNFETTVFDYPSGFNLVLVITGIACIALYFALLFYFRYKKVLAA; this is encoded by the exons ATGGATGAAACACAAGATCAGTATTATTCTTCCAGTCTACCTGAGATTTCTTTGTCTCGTGATGGTAGTGTGAGGTCTTATTCCAATGCGCAAATAAATCGTGGGACTGGGATGCCAGGCCTGAAGAAGAGAGGTCATGGAAGTCGGTCTTGGATTAAAATTGGTAACGATGGGAATTTTGAGACAGTGAGACTTGACAAGGCAACTATAATGAGAAATTGTTCTTTGCCTTCTAGAGATCTCCGGCTATTGGATCCAATGTTTATTTATCCTTCAGCAATATTAGGACGGGAGAAGGCTATTGTAGTCAACCTTGAGCAAATCCGATGTATAATCACTGCGGATGAGGTCATCCTGATGAATTCATTGGATGGTAGTGTTGGTCAGTACAGGTCAGAATTATGCAGTCGCCTTAAGAATGAAAAAGCTG ATGATCTACCTTTTGAAATTAGGGCACTGGAGTTGGCTCTAGAATTGACATGCACATCTTTAGATGCTCAG GTAAACGAACTGGAAATGGAAATATATCCCGTGCTAGATGAACTAGCCTCATCTATCAGTACTCTAAATCTGGAACGTGTTAGGAGATTTAAAGGTCACCTGCTTGCTTTGACTCAACGAGTTCAGAAG GTTCGTGATGAAATAGAACATCTTATGGATGATGATGGTGACATGGCTGAGATGTGTCTAactgagaaaaagagaagatctGATACTTACACTATTAATGACTGTTTTCAAACTAATGCATCTGGTGGAGTGATTTCAAAGTCAGCTCCTGTTTCACCCGAGCGAACGACTAGTGGAGTCCAGATGTTGCAAAGGGCTTTCAGCAGCATTGGAAATTCTAGTAAACATGGTAGCTCAATGGTCTCTTCTGATAACGAGGAAAGGATTGAGCCACTCGAAATGTTGCTTGAAGCATATTTTGTACTCATTGATAATACTCTTAACACACTATTATCG CTCAAAGAGTACATTGACGACACAGAAGATTTTATCAACATAAAATTG GGAAATATTCAAAACCAGCTAATACAGTTTGAGCTGCTTCTTACAGCTGCTACATTGGTAGCTGCAGTATTTACTGCTGTAGCAGGTGTATTTGGAATGAACTTTGAAACCACAGTTTTTGACTATCCATCTGGATTCAATTTGGTTTTGGTAATTACTGGTATTGCTTGTATAGCATTGTATTTCGCTCtcctattttattttaggtACAAGAAAGTGCTTGCAGCTTAA